acactaataatattaatgatggtggggagatcaaagcaccaataccatgtaagctcctagcgatgaatgatgcactagaaaataattatgcttggcttgttcctgaaaatttgtttgatgagagtagcaagcccaagactaatgaaaagggggacgctaaaacttatgtatctaatatactatgcctggttgagaaaactccgcatcccgctgtagatgcaccatctcttgataatacttgatacacactttctgcgcctagctgaaaggcgttaaagcaaagcgtttatgggagacaacccatgttattttgctacagtactttgtttttattttgtgtcttggaagttgtttactactgtagcaacctcttcttatcttagtttagtgttttgttgtgccaagtaaagtcgttgatagtaaagttcatactagatttggattactgcgcagaaacagatttctttgctgtcacgaatctgggatgttttctctgtaggtaactcagaaaattatgccaatttacgtgagtgatcctcagatatgtacgcaactttcattcaatttgagaattttcatttgagcaagtctggtgcctcgataaaattcgtcaatacgaactgttctgttttgacagattctgccttttatttcgcattgcctcttttgctatgttggatgaatttctttgatccattaatgtccagtagctttatgcaacgtccagaagtgttaagaatgattgtgtcacctctgaacatgtatattttgattgtgcactaaccctctaatgagttgttctaagtttggtgtggaggaagttttcaacgatcaagagagggagatgatacaacatgatcaaggagagtgaaagctctaagcttggggatgccccggtggttcacccctgcatattctaagaagactcaagcgtctaagcttggggatgcccaaggtatccccttcttcatcgacaacattatcaggttcctctcctgaaactatatttttattccatcacatcttatgtgctttgcttggagcgtcggtttgtttttgttttttgttttgtttgaataaaatggatcctagcattcactttgtgggagagagacacgctccgctgtagcatatggacaagtatgtccttaggctctactcatagtattcatggcgaagtttcttcttcgttaaattgttatatggttggaattggaaaatgatacatgtagtaattgctaaaatgtcttggataatgtgatacttggcaattgttgtgctcatgtttaagctcttgcatcatatactttgcacccattaatgaagaaatacatagagcatgctaaaatttggtttgcatatttggtttctctaaggtctagataatatctagtattgagttttgaacaacaactcaacaaggaagacggtgtagattcttataatgtttacaatatgtcttttatgtgagttttgctgcaccggttcatccttgtgtttgtttcaaataagccttgctagcctaaaccttgtatcgagagggaatacctctgatgcatccaaaatacttgagccaaccactatgccatttgtgtccaccatacctacctactacatggtatttctccgccattccaaagtaaattgcttgagtgctacctttaaattccatcattcgcctttacaatatatagctcatgggacaaatagcttaaaaactattgtggtattgaatatgtacttatgcactttatctcttattaagttgcttgttgtgcgataaccatgtttctggggacgccatcaactactctttgttgaatatcatgtgagttgctatgcatgtccgtcttgtctgaagtaagagcgatctaccaccttatggttaagcatgcatattgttagagaagaacattgggccgctaactaaagccatgatccatggtggaagtttcagttttggacaaatatcctcaatctcatatgagaataataattgttgttacatgcttatgcattaaagaggagtccattatctgttgtccatgttgtcccggtatggatgtctaagttgagaataatcaatagcgagaaatccgatgcgagctttctccttagacctttgtacaggcggcatggaggtaccccattgtgacacttggttaaaacatgtgtattgcgatgatccggtagtccaagctaattaggacaaggtgcgggcactattagtatactatgcatgaggcttgcaacttgtaagatataatttacatgatacatatgctttattactaccgttgataaaattgtttcatgttttcaaaataaaagttctagcacaaatatagcaatcgatgctttcctctatggaggaccattcttttacttgtatgattgagtcagttcacctatttctctccacctcaagaagcaaacacttgtgtgaactgtgcattgattcctacatacttgcatattgcacttattatattactctatgttgacaatatccatgagatatacatgttataagttgaaagcaaccgctgaaacttaatcttcctttgtgttgcttcaatacctttattttgatttattgctttatgagttaactcttatgcgagacttattgatgcttgtcttgaagtactattcatgaaaagtctttgctatatgattcacttgtttactcatatcatttacattgttttgatcgctgcattcactacatatgctttacaaatagtatgatcaaggttatgatggcatgtcactccagaaattatctttgttatcgttttacctgctcgggacgagcataactaaggttggggatgctgatacgtctccgacgtatcgataatttcttatgttccatgccacattattgatgatatctacatgttttatgcacactttatgtcatattcgtgcattttctggaactaacctattaacaagatgccgaagtgccagttgctgttttctgctgtttttggtttcagaaatcctagtaacgaaatattctcggaattggatgaaattaacgcacagggtcctattttgccacgaagcttccagaagaccgaagaggagacgaagtggggccacgaggtggccagactacagggcggcgcggcccaagccctggccgcgccggcctgtagtgtgggcccctcgtgccgcctcttgacctgcccttccgcctacttaaagcctccgtcgcgaaacccccagtaccgagagccacgatacggaaaaccttccagagacgccgccgccgccaatcccatctcgggggattcaggagatcgcctccggcaccctgccggagaggggaatcatctcccggaggactctacgccgccatggtcgcctccggagtgatgagtgagtagtctacccctggactatgggtccatagcagtagctagatggttgtcttctccccattgtgcttaattgtcgggtcttgtgagctgcctaacatgatcaagatcatctatctgtaattctatatgttgcgtttgttgggatccgatgaatagagaatactatgttatgttgattatcaaagttatgtctatgtgttgtttatgatcttgcatgctctccgttactagtagatgctctggccaagtagatgcttgtaactccaagagggagtatttatgctcgatagtgggttcatgtctcgtgaatctgggaagtgacaatctctaagattatggatgtgctgttgccactagggataaaacattggtgctatgttcgaggatatagtcactgattacattacgcgcaatacttaatgcaattgtctgttgttagcaacttaatactggagggggttcggatgatatcctgaaggtggactttttaggcatagatgcatgctggatagcggtctatgtactttgtcgtaatgcccaattaaatctcacaatactcatcataatatgtatgtgcatggtcatgccctctttatttgtcaattgcccaactgtaatttgttcacccaacatgctgtttatcttatgggagagacacctctagtgaactgtggaccccggtccaattctctatactgaaatacaatctactgcaatactgttctactgttttctgcaaataatcatcatccacactatacatctaatcctttgttacagcaagccggtgagattgacaacctcactgtttcgttggggcaaagtactttggttgtgttgtgcaggttccacgttggcgccggaatctctggtgttgcgccgcactacatcccgccgccatcaaccttcaacgtgcttcttgactcctactggttcgattaaaccttggtttcttactgagggaaacttgccgctgtgcgcatcacaccttcctcttggggttcccaacggacgtgtcaactgcacgcatcaccaGTCTCGAGGTAGCCACACATGAAGCTGAGAGCACATGGAAGCGCCATGGGGTCAACGACGCAAGAGTGTGCCCGTGATGAAGACGGTGACGGGATTGAGGCAGTCGTTGGGGAGGGTGTCCATGCCAAAGATGATCTTGTCGAAGTCATTGTAGACGAGGCGTCACATGGGGTTTACCAAGCCCGGGGACACGTCGGGGACGATAGCATGCGGCAGTGATGCCATCGCCGAGCATGCGTAGAACAGGACCAATACAAACTTGACGCCATGTTGGAGAAACTAGCAGAGAAAACCTCCAGTATGCTTACGAGGCACAAAGCGGTGAAAAGGAAGAGGTACTGCTGCAGTCCGCGGTCGTCGAAGTAGAACTACCGAGGGATCAAGCCAATTACGTGCTGGTTACTGGCATAGGAACTTCAACATTAATAATTGGTGCCACTAAGAGGCGAGTGTCCGGTTTGATGTTCATCCTCCTCCGGGTCATGTGGCAGCATACCGGTATCAGGGAGCGCATATACTTGGGGCACATATACAGATTATGCACGTACTGTGTTTTGGTCAGCAGAAAATGCGGCATATGGAGACAGTTAAAGGTGCATGCACGAGCTAGCGCCATACATGATTGCACGCCGCTCTTATCTCTACCACCACCCATGAGCCATGGCATGAAACTACAGCTCCGACTAACATCTTGCGACAGCTAGCGATGTATCGATCGATCGATGACGGATCACGGGGTAAGTACATCTGTATGTGTACACTCCCATGCTAAGTTGGCGATGCTAGCTAGGAGTAGTTAGGTACCGCTACAAATGGAAAGCGATCAGGTGGAAATAAATCGCTCGAAGCTCGATCGATCGGCTCCGGTGGGCGATGCATGCATGAATGTAGGTGACCCGGAGAGCGAGCGCGTGCTCTTCGCGTGTTAGCGCGTAAAGTGACTCCGATTGAGGTTGACAGATGGGGTGTAGCTAGCTATGAGGCTCTAACAGATGTTGAATTGACATCAGTGTTCTTCTTGTACTATAATTTATTGGACATGAGAAGCTTTTGCACTCAGTTTCATTGTCATATCTTACAAGGAGAAATCtcatgttttttttttcatttgacaGAATTACACTTTTCCTCTTGTGAGTAGAGTATCTGTTCTCCCTTTTCTGCAGACAAGAAAAGACAGTACGGAGTAACTTGCATTTGGAGAAAAAAATGATTTTAGAAGTCTCACGAGGTCTCTTCTGGCTCAGAGACCAGTTAGGTCCGACTTACCCGTGAGGAATATTATGGGCCTAAAGTCTAACAAAGATAAGCCCAGCACTCTCACCAGTTAGGCCCACCTTTACGCGCGCGTGATCCACAGCCCAGCCCAGCAAGGCAGCAACGAGCCCCATCCACGCCTCCGCACGTATAAGATCTACCACGCAGCCTCCCTCCCGAGACttctctccgccgccgccgccgcccagccCTCAACCAACCACCGCCCCATCCCGCGGacgcctcctcctcgccggcgagATGGTGCGTTCTCACCTACCTTTCTCTATCGCGGCCCCGATACGTACTCTGCTGGATGCAGAGTTTTAGCTTTGTCACATGTCTGTCGGATAGAATAAGCATTCAAAACTAGGTTTCCCGAGGTGTTGGTCTTTCTCGCAGTTGATCCATCCTAGAAGCGGCAGCATCTGCTAGATCTAAACCCGGTTTGCCTACGGTGTTTTGCTTGTTCTAGTGCTTGCTTGCTACGATTTGGGGCTTGGTTGATTGCTGCGTGGTTCAAAGAGGATGTTACAATGTTGCTCTAGTTAAAATTCCACTTGTAGGACTCGTTGATATGATGGGTGAATGGGTAATTACAGTAGAACGGAAGTTTTCAATTTTCATGAGCTACTTGATTTGTTACAAGTATGCAGATTCAGCAGATATATGTAATGTATGTATTCAACTTCCGTCACCTACTACAATTACTTTCAACTAAAAGAAATTCTGATCTTAAACCTTCATTTCCTCACCTTGGCTGGTTAGCACAGTGACTTGGACATTACTAGTTCTTTCCTCTCCACCGTGTGCCTTTCATGAGTTACATCGTTAAATTTGCCATGAGCCACATTCTACAGTTATGCTTGTTTTACAACTGATGATAATGTTCTGATGTTTTGAATGCAATCAGTCATACCTAGCTGTTGCCTGTGCCATCTCCTTACTGAAATGCTCGAGCCAAATTAATTATGCTATGGCAGAAATCCTACTTGTTTAGTGATCACGCCCATGTTTTCTAATACTGCCTTTGTAGATAGTGGCTCGATTTGCTGTTGCAGTACATTTGTAGAAGAGGTTTTTAATTTCTTCTCTTTTTGATGTATTTGCAGACGAAGCGCACCAAGAAGGCTGGAATTGTTGGCAAATATGGTAAATTTCATTGAAGCTGTCCGGATCATTATTCAACAAATTCATGAATGTGTGCTAATCCATGTGATCATGTGCCATGTAAATGTTGTGTAGGTACCAGGTACGGTGCCAGTTTGCGTAAGCAGATCAAGAAGATGGAGGTCTCCCAGCACTCCAAGTACTTCTGTGAGTTTTGTGGCAAGGTAAATATGTTGATCAGCTTAGTTGCTTGTGTTGTTCTTAAAATTTTAAATGTATACTGGCTGGTTTAACTGTGCatctatgttatatataacatactgtCTGCTGGAATTTGGTTATCTTAAATTGAACATATTAAAAAAATCCCCCTGTGATTGAAAACAAGTAGCATATTAGTATAGGTTGTTTGTTCTTGTCTTGAAAGGTGACTGCCTAGAGGAGAAATTGAATAGCATCTTAACTTGACTTGATTAAATATGGTCAGTTGCTGATTGTCGCAACTGAAAAATTGAAGAATGTTAACCGAACTGCTGCTGCAATCCCTCTGAATTGTCCTTGGAGATGCATATAGTCATGTAGTTTATGATCTGTTTTATATGTTTTCATCACTGAAGCCTTGTAAATAGGAACAGTGTATAACAGCTTTATTATTGTGGTCACTTGAGTGATATAAATGATAATATCTAAATCTGATTTTTATTTTTCTTCTGAATGTGGAATCTGATGTTCGTTTGTCATTCTAAGGCTATATGTGCTGCCTATTCTTTTTCACCATCTCTAATGCATTCTTGATTCACAGTTTGCCGTGAAGAGGAAAGCAGTTGGGATCTGGGGATGCAAGGACTGTGGCAAGGTTAAGGCTGGTGGTGCCTACACCATGAAGTATGTACCGATGTCAATTACACCTTATATGGCTGCGTTATCATGTTCTATTATGGTTGCTCATTCCATTATTTTGCGTTTTTCAGCACTGCCAGTGCGGTCACAGTCAGGAGCACGATCCGTCGCCTGAGGGAGCAGACTGAAGCCTGATTGCTGTCAATTCGAGCCTTTGGATTTGTAGTTCAGTGGAGACTCGTGAAATGCTATTTAGTCATGCGGTTATCTACAAATGTTGTATCGATTTCTAAGGATCTGACTACACTACTGCGTGATGTGATTCCTGAATCTAGCTGTTTCCACCCGTTGTTAGACCCAGTTTAAATATGCGTGTGCTGCCGTGTGGTATGGTATGTACGTTACCAGCCTTAATTTTAACTGATCCTGCTGCTAACTTATTGTTTTAAAACTGGAAATTGGGAATTGTTAAGCAGTCGTAGCAAGTCCTGCCTTCTGCTGAGTCCCTTCAGCTTGGCAGACTTCTGAAACTCTGTTCGATCAGGCAAGTTAGACAATGGCACACTGAAGTTGTCTCGAAGCTCTGACTTTTGACGAGAGAAAGTCTTAGCCTATGAATGACTTATACTAAATATAAGAATGCAAAAGGTTGAGGTTGACGATAGGCTTGGGCAGTTCCACCTCTTCATTTATAAGGTTGACAATCATCTCCTTACCGTGGAGGCCTGAAGGGGGCAAAAATGAGTCCTGTCCTTGTGCTCCCCTGCTCCAGCAGATCTTCTCGTCGTCTTCCATGCCACTCGATAATGTCTCGCCGCCTAAGCTATTTATTTCACAACATACACGCATTTTTGGATCAACGCCATGCAGCAGGGGCCAGGTCGCCGCAAAGAATGGTGTTTATCTATGAACTGTAATTTTACTTGCACGGTGTTTACATATGAACTGTCATTTTACAGAAGTCGATAAGTCTGTCAACGCCATGATACATTTCGTTTAGCAGTGTAACCTCAACACCCCCAGCGCAGGGCGTTGCGCAAAAGGGTCACATACAAAAATGTTTTTTCAAAGAGGGTCATTTTGTGCTGAACTTCTCGTCAGACTAGATTCATCGTTTGGCCCTCTTAGATGAACTTGGCTTAGCTTGGCTCTACCCAATCCTATAGTCTAATGGTAGCCCTTTTTATAACAAGATACAACTTAGAACCAGCAGGTACAAGTCCATTCGAGGTTTGATTTGATCAAAAGGATATAGTTGGTATGTCCTAATTTACATCATTCCTTCGCATAGCTATTCACATCAGGACTAGACCGACTGCTGATAAATAGACTCGCCAAACTAACAGATGTCTCTACCTGAGTTGTGGACGATTCAGCCATGCAATCACCCTCTACTAATATACTATTTGCACTCATGGATTCTTGAATTAACCTCCCAAAAGCAGCGTGGTCAGTTCCCAGCCTCCACGCTCATCACCTTTCTCCAACAATCTCCCGCGCTCCAAGCTGCAGTCACAGCGTATCAGCTTGCAAACCGGTATGTACCAGCAAGACCAGCATCCATCTACTGAAAAATTAAATAAATTCAGACACGTACCTTGGGCTGGCTTCTCAATCCATGGACCGTTCATGATGTTCAAGATGCTGCACGCGTCGCTGTACTCCAGATCAGGCAGCAGCTTGGGCGTCAGCAGGAAGCACCTACAACCACATTTACAAATGGTTGGGAGGGCACGCCAGCAGAAATCCAAGTGGAATTAAATCGTTGCGGGCTGAGCAACTAACTGTGGTGTGTTCAGTTGGCTTGCAGCTCTGACAAGCTGCTGGAACATCTCCCTCTCATTTATGGGATCCATTCCTG
This Lolium perenne isolate Kyuss_39 chromosome 1, Kyuss_2.0, whole genome shotgun sequence DNA region includes the following protein-coding sequences:
- the LOC127327511 gene encoding large ribosomal subunit protein eL43z isoform X1, translated to MYLQTKRTKKAGIVGKYGTRYGASLRKQIKKMEVSQHSKYFCEFCGKFAVKRKAVGIWGCKDCGKVKAGGAYTMNTASAVTVRSTIRRLREQTEA
- the LOC127327511 gene encoding large ribosomal subunit protein eL43z isoform X2; this translates as MTKRTKKAGIVGKYGTRYGASLRKQIKKMEVSQHSKYFCEFCGKFAVKRKAVGIWGCKDCGKVKAGGAYTMNTASAVTVRSTIRRLREQTEA